GCGAGATCGCGTGCCGGGTCATGCGCACCGCGCGGCGGCTCGGGGTCGCCACCGTGGCCGTGTACAGCGACGCCGACCGGAAGGCGCTGCACGtgcgcgccgccgacgaggccgtCAGGAtcggcccgccgcccgccagggAGAGCTACCTCGACGCCAGGGCCATCATCGACGCCGCACACCGCACCGGCGCCCAGGTTCGGCTCGGCCGCGCCCGTCCACCTACCATCCTTGACACTCGTACCTCATTCCTGTCAGTCTCAGTTCAGTTCGCGTCTGGGGTCGCGTGTCCCTCCACGCTAGTCGAAAGTTGAAATCTGCTAACTTCGCTTACTGATCAACAGTCATTGCTCCGTAGACGATAGTTAATACTGTACGTTACTATAAATGAGCACCCCAGGCGCACACCACCACACAGTGACACAATTTCCACTGCATGTGGCAGTGAAGCTCTGGCTGCTCTGCGATTCTACTACTTCATTTGTCAAATATGGATATTTCTTAGACATTTGCTTTGTGCGCTTCATGCAGGCAATCCACCCGGGGTACGGGTTTCTTTCAGAGAGTGCTGATTTTGCGCAGCTCTGTGAAGCCGAGGGGCTTAAATTCATTGGACCGCCTGCATCTGCAATCCGAGATATGGGTGATAAGAGGTAAAGTATCTCCCTGTCTGCCGTGCTTACAGATCGTTAATTCTTTTTGTTTGGAACAATGCATTCTAAATACGACTCGTAAAATATAGTGCATCCAAGAGGATCATGGGTGCTGCTGGAGTACCGCTAGTTCCAGGTTACCACGGGGCTGAACAAGACATTGAGTTATTGAAACTCGAAGCTGATAAAATCGGTTATCCAGTTTTGATCAAGCCCACCCATGGTGGAGGGGGCAAGGTATGCTGAAATGTCTCTCCTCTCCCACAGGAAAAATACTtgctgtagtgtgcaatgcataaGACTTTAAGGTTCCCGGTAGTTGTTGAATTTCCCATTTATCGAGAGAAGCTTGCTCTGTTGTTGAATTTTCCAATTTTATTAGCGTCTATAACCATTTCATCCTATATCCTTTCTTAGGGGATGAGGATAGTTCAGCGGCCCGAAGAGTTTGTGGATTCTGTACTGAGCGCTCAACGGGAAGCCGCAGCATCATTTGGGGTAAACACACTATTGATTGAGAAGTATATTACTCAACCCAGACATGTAGAAGTCCAGGTAATGCTCAATTGATTTTTGGCTGCTAGTCTTGTTTCTAGAATGTACATATACATtaacttttgttttcttttgtggTACTAACTTTTGTTTGAAGGTATTTGGCGACCAACATGGAAATGCAATATACCTTTATGAGAGAGACTGCAGTCTTCAAAGAAGACATCAAAAGATTATTGAGGAAGCTCCAGCTGTAAGGCTGTGTTTGCTGTTGCCCTGACATTTTGTTTTCATAAATTCTATCAAGGATGCTCTAAGGCTCTATTAGCTGCTAATTCCGCTGAAATTTGCTTCAAACTTAATCATTAATTCAGCTTGTGGTTTATATATGGTGCAGCCAAATGTTACAGCTGAGTTTCGTTCTCATATTGGTGGAGCTGCTGTGTCTGCAGCAAAGGTGATTGCTTTCTAGTATAAAGGCCTTGATTAAATCATTCACGAGATGGATTTGATATTTTCAGCTTATTATTGTAGtttaagttattttttcacCCTACACACATCAACTGCCAAGTTGCCAACTACCTTCTTCATACCAATATATGGAATGATAAATGcgcaagaatttttttttacttctacACGAATTTCAATTAAAATCTATGTTTATTGGTTTTGTTTCTAccacttttttttaataatactTGACAGTTGCAAGCTATCTAACGTTTTCCATGCTATTTGTTACAAAACAAGTGATTCTTCCTTCGTTTCCCTCTTTGACTCGTTCTTTAGTAGTTATTCTGCTTAACATTTGTATTTTATATACAGGGTCACTTATTGGATTCTTTGTGTTGAAGGCAGTTGGTTACTACAATGCTGGAACAGTGGAGTTTATTGTGGACACTCTTTCTGGAGAATTCTACTTCATGGAGATGAATACTCGACTTCAGGTACTGTGTATTTATGATAACCATCTAAGATGTTCTTGTATCTTGCATATATTTTGTTGCACAGTACTTAATTAGCTCATTTGCTAAAAGAAAACTCACTTTGCTAATCGATCTCTGAAGGTTGAACACCCAGTAACAGAGATGATTGTCGGTCAAGATCTTGTGGAGTGGCAAATACGTGTTGCAAATGGAGAACGCCTACCACTATCTCAGGAGCAGGTCCCATTAAATGGTATTCCTTATTGTTATCTTAAACAGTACTACCCATCTTGTCTAGTAGTAAGCAATCAAAACATTTTTCTCTAAAAGCATGTATGGGTTACATCATGGTCTTCTCTTGAAATGCACCGAGCTGTTATTTTCGAAGTTAATAACTTGGTGGCACTCTCAAGCTTTTTCTAAGGAATATGTTTACATATTGGCCTTTTTGAATTTATGGCGTCATCTGAAGGCAGAATACTCCTTAACTAATAACTACCTGTGTGCCTTGATCTAGGACATGCATTTGAAGCTAGGATATATGCTGAAAATGTTCCAAGAGGATTTCTTCCTGCAACAGGAACCTTACATCACTACAGACCAGTCCCTTCTGCCTCAACAGGTAAAATTTAGAGATGTCCTATGAACTGTTGTATTAGCAATTACATTTCAGCATGGCACAACTGCACACGTAACATTTTCTTGTTCAGTAAGAGTTGAAACTGGAGTTGAAGAAGGAGATACTGTCAGCATGCATTATGATCCCATGATAGCCAAGCTTGTAGTATGGGGTGAAAGCCGCAGTGCTGCCCTAGTCAAGCTGAAGAAATGTCTGTCGAACTTTCAGGTACAAACTGTTCACCAGAATGACACATTTCTTTTGACGTATTATCTGTTcgcatccttttcttttcctaatAGTTGGTTTCTCCAGTGATCGTCGTGCACATTGATGTAATTCTAGTCATCTTAAAAGACTTCACAAACATTCGCATAATTTGGTAGAATCAGTCTATGCTAGTTAATTTCGCAAGTTCAGATGTTGTCCTTATTTCTTTGCTTCTGCTATGCTCCTTCCATACAAAATTCAGCATACACTTTCTTTATGGTGGTTATTACTAAACTTTCTCATGAGTTCTTAATGGGTGGCTTTCCAGTGACAGTAAACTACTATATAATCTTTTATGAATAAATATTCCATTGAATTTCAGAAGTGTAGAAATTGAATCCTGGTGCATTCAATTTGATAATAACCTCACTGTCATACCTTGGTTTATGAATATCCAGATTGCAGGCTTGCCAACCAATGTTGGTTTCCTCCAAGAACTTGCAAGCCATAGTTCCTTTGAAGAAGGCATAGTCGACACACACTTCATTGAGCGTTACAAAGATGATCTTTTGAGTACTTCTACAAAGGCCTCAGGTGAATCGCGTGATGTAGCTGAGCTTGGTGCAATTCTGGCTGCTGCATGTATTTGCAAGAAGGATCACATTACATCTAAAGAATCAATACGTATGTTAGCCccaaccatttttttttcttacaacACTTTTTTCTGATATGACCTGTTAATGACACAGTACATACTTTTCAGGAGCTGACAAGAAACTGTCTGTATGGTACAATAATACACCTTTCAGGATGCATCACTTTGCTAGGCAACCACTAGAATTGGAGTTTGAAGAACATGATGGATTCAGTGAGAAACTGCTTAAACTGTTCATTACGTATAAGCCTGATGGAAGCTACTTCATCGAGGTGATTACTTTTCATAGGACAGAAGTACCTTTAATGTACCTTTTGCATATTTGAACTTGAGTTGATGGAAGCTACGTCAGAAAGGTGGTTAGTACTCTGCTAATAGGCACATGGTCCAACCTGATACGATCTTACATAATCGATAGCCACAACAAAAAATATCTGGCAGAACAACTCATATGGCCTACATAGTAAAAGAGAGTATTTCTAAACCCACTAAAAATTGGTTTTTGCTGTTGAAACGAAGACAGGGCAGTATAATGTATGTTGTCCACCATGTGGCTTTTAACAAGCCACTAGAAATGGGCTTTAACAATACAATACTCCTGTTCTTTCAATCAGTATCTTCACTAATTATTTTTATGTTGATCAGACTGAAGATGGCACTTCTGGTTTGGATGTCAAAGTTGATCACAAGGGTGACCATGATTTTCGTGTAGATGCTGCTGGCCTGCAAACTGATGTGACTCTAGCTTATTATTCAAAGGTTAACCTCAGACGTTTTCTTCACAGTGAAGTGAACTGATGCATAGATAGTTTCTGATGACTGTACCCTCCCCAAATTCTTCACCTTACTTCTGCAGGATAATAGCGAGCATATACACATTTGGCATGGGAAGCATCATCACCATTACAGACAGACTCTGAGAACTGAGCATGTAGTTGATGATACCTCCCAACCTAGCCATGCTTCTGAGGGGAAGTCACATCCAAAAGGGAGTGTTCTGGCACCGATGGCTGGTTTGGTTGTGAAGGTTTTGCTTGAAGATGGGGCACAGGTGGAGGCAGGGCAGCCTGTCATGGTTATGGAAGCAATGAAGATGGAGGTCTGGATAAACTATCTTGCCGGTTATTTTTTGAAGTTCTGGCCCAACTCAATGAACGCTAAAATCTCTTTACTCTTTTCAGCATGTTGTGAAGGCACCTCGCGCTGGATATGTGGAGGGCCTGAAGGTTACTGCTGGCCAACAAGTTTTTGACTCTAGTGTCCTTTTCACTATTAAGGTACGTAGTGGTTTTTCTAATAATATCCTAGAAAGCTTgcatttttctttatttattttgtcGCAACACAAAGTTAGTGCTAagtttcatcatcatcagagaTGAACCAATAGTAATCGAACTTCTTAAATGCATTCAACTTAGAATATTAAGTgaaatgaaaggaaaagagTGTAAAAGTCAATAGGTGACTGTTATACAGTCTGAACAGCTGCAGCCATGTGGTTTCAGTATATGGTAACCACAGCATGAGTcattagcagcagcaagcgCCTGTTGCACTGATTTTCTACCTTCTTATAGATATTAGCCATCTATAATGGTTTGAACCAACAGCGGTATTCAAAGGCGTGCTGTGATCTCTGGGGAAAGCAAACAGCAGCAGTAATGTTATCTGTAAAACCTTATCTGTAGTGGAGGAGTTGGTTCAAACCCCACCAAAATGATCGCAGCGTTTTATGTAGTAGAAAGCAGGGCTCCCCCTTCAGCCACAAATTAGAATATACAAACTTTTTAAGAGTCGGTAGTGTTTGTTACATATTTTCTGTCAGATTCTCAAAGATGGATCTATATAATTAAATCTATACGATACCAGTACAAAGGTCATGTTTTCCTCCACTTTTGCCCTAGTACTCAGCTGAATTCCAAACCAACCTTTTTCCAGGACAATACTGCGAACTGAGATGCAGCATCCCAGAAGCTGTCCGACTACAGCAGTATCAAACAATTCACGGATGATCCAGGAGTTGATCGACAACGCTGGCATTCAGATAGAAAGCAAATGAATAAACAGGTGGGTGGGTTCATCTGCGGGCAAGCAACCTGCTGGACCATGAACTCCCAGCGGCATACTGGTATCCTGGACCATGGATGGCACAGCTCTCTCGTAGTCTTGTGGTACAAAAGGTGCATCATAATTCATGTTAATTCCACAATTTGTTATAGAGACAAGCTTGTCTACCATCTTCATCTCTTTGGGTTTGGATATGCATAAAGCACCAACCACTTTTAGCTACACGTGCATGGAAAATGATCGTATGGGAGTCGGACGCAGGTTTTTGAGCACGCTTTGGGTCTCCAAATACACGAGGGGTATTAACAATGATTGGCCTCAGCATGAAGCATGGCTAGTACAGAGCCGACCAAGTCACTGTGACGACCGCAGTGGCGAAGTCAAATTTCCAGCGGTCACTGACAGACCCATGCGCTGCAACCCTGAAGGCAAAATCACCGATAAGATGAGACGTCGGGTcgtcaccaccaccagcagcaggagCTTTGAAGCGTAGGATCAGATCAGACGTAACGACGTGATTCCCTTCAAATCCCTCACGAATTTGACGTGATCCCCTTTAAATCCCTCACGAATTTGACTTGAATCGAAATTTTTTCCAAAACCGTGTTTTTAGTTGGACGTTCCCCTTTAAATCCCTCATGAATTTAACTTGAATCGAAATTTTTCCCAAAACCGTGTTCTTAGTTGGGCGTTCGATTTTCTTCCCAAAACCGTGTTCTTGGTTGGACGTTCGACTTTCTCCAAATTCAAACGGTGTTCTTAGTTGGACGTTCGATTTTCTTCAAAATCCACGAGGGATACTTGAAAAACTCAAGATCTTCTTCCTAGATGTATTAGTCCTTGAGGCTCAAGATCTTCTTCCTAGATCTATTAGTCCTTGAGGGGTTGCATCCATAGCTCAAGTTTCATCTCGAATcgttgaatcttttttttttttgaaatgtaaaTCGTTGAATCTTGAGGGGAGTATTTTTCGTTTGAAGTTGGTGCCTTTCTTGGTTCCTTCTGTTATCTGTTCGAGCGCAGGAGCAATCGACCGGCAGCTTCGCACGGACGCGGGGCAGGCCAGCTCATCGGGCCaggccagcagcagcgagcCCAGCTAGTGGCAGCAGGCtgcccagcagcagcacgccCTGCTTGTGCTTCGCAGGCCAGGCCAGCAGGCCAACAGTAGCAGGCCTGGCGAGCACCGCAGCTCAACCTGGTGGCCAGCGGCCCAGCACGCACGTGTGAGAGCAGGCGGAGACACAAGCACTCTATAGCCAGGAGCACCCACGTGTGGCCTAAGGAGAATCAACCCATCATTTCCAGCTGGCCCATCGAGGTTCGGTCTAGTGCTTTTAATTCGTGCTAAGTTAATTATTGCTAGATAATCTGTGCAACCTTGTTCAATTGTTTTGTCATTCGCTAATCATGCTTAGTTCTTAATTAATTATTTCAAGCATTTTTAGTCAAGTAATGATTTGGTAGTGGTTGAGCTCAATCACTTGTGCAAGCTTTTCAGTGTCTCACTTTGCTTTGCTTGCGCTCCGCTTCGAGAATTCCTAATCGTTACTAGGATGAGTTTGTTACGAGTTgttgacttgtgtcatcttgaTGATTAGGCACGATGTGTGTTTTAGAGTAGCAATTGGAACATACGTCTCATTCTCGAAGACAATTTCAAAAGCTCCCATTCAACCTCCCTTTAGTTGCCCGTTCTGATCCTTCTTGCAGCCTAACTCCGTAACTCGGCATAGGAGGATGCAGCAGCATACGGCTGCTAAAACTTCGATGAATGCTTCTAGGTTTGACCACTCTGATACGATATCCCTTTTTATATTCTTTTCGAAAAGCATAACCCTTATGCACTTAAAACTGATAAGACGAAGCAGAGACGAAGTAGACGACGACGGGTTTGGTTGGATGCTGGAATCGAACAAGACGCTCCCGGCCAGGTTACCCGACTGCTAGCTAAGTTGTTCTTTTTTCCTGGGACGACAACAACGACAAGCTGCACCTGCACGTGCGCGAGTTGGCACGGACTACGGCGGCGTCAGAGTTCAAGTTCCCCTGGAGCAGCCCGAAAGCGACGGCGCACTCGATCCGGCCAGCCATGGcgacgctgccggccggccggccgccaaaGCAGAAGGTGACGCTGCACGAAAGGACAAGGGATTCCGGCGGCGACGTTTCTGTGGCACAGAAACGCATGCACGATCGAGCTGGAAAAAGAAGCCTG
This sequence is a window from Setaria italica strain Yugu1 chromosome III, Setaria_italica_v2.0, whole genome shotgun sequence. Protein-coding genes within it:
- the LOC101773219 gene encoding methylcrotonoyl-CoA carboxylase subunit alpha, mitochondrial, whose product is MASRLLRLHLRRRGGGRSPGSPVPPLPLLLAARLLSSSSSSSAPTSPAAAASPGAGIEKVLVANRGEIACRVMRTARRLGVATVAVYSDADRKALHVRAADEAVRIGPPPARESYLDARAIIDAAHRTGAQAIHPGYGFLSESADFAQLCEAEGLKFIGPPASAIRDMGDKSASKRIMGAAGVPLVPGYHGAEQDIELLKLEADKIGYPVLIKPTHGGGGKGMRIVQRPEEFVDSVLSAQREAAASFGVNTLLIEKYITQPRHVEVQVFGDQHGNAIYLYERDCSLQRRHQKIIEEAPAPNVTAEFRSHIGGAAVSAAKAVGYYNAGTVEFIVDTLSGEFYFMEMNTRLQVEHPVTEMIVGQDLVEWQIRVANGERLPLSQEQVPLNGHAFEARIYAENVPRGFLPATGTLHHYRPVPSASTVRVETGVEEGDTVSMHYDPMIAKLVVWGESRSAALVKLKKCLSNFQIAGLPTNVGFLQELASHSSFEEGIVDTHFIERYKDDLLSTSTKASGESRDVAELGAILAAACICKKDHITSKESIRADKKLSVWYNNTPFRMHHFARQPLELEFEEHDGFSEKLLKLFITYKPDGSYFIETEDGTSGLDVKVDHKGDHDFRVDAAGLQTDVTLAYYSKDNSEHIHIWHGKHHHHYRQTLRTEHVVDDTSQPSHASEGKSHPKGSVLAPMAGLVVKVLLEDGAQVEAGQPVMVMEAMKMEHVVKAPRAGYVEGLKVTAGQQVFDSSVLFTIKDNTAN